One stretch of Chryseobacterium fluminis DNA includes these proteins:
- a CDS encoding glycerophosphodiester phosphodiesterase family protein has protein sequence MKNFILGLAVLSTVAMKAQTQIVAHRGYFQSQPPTTENSIKSLENAQKLKIYGAEFDVRMTKDDVLVINHDEHHGKMEISETDFKELEKLKLSNGEKFPTLKDYLKQGKNDADLALIIEIKPAKTKEKEDELVAKTIKMVKDMKLDSKSQFISFSLNICKEIKKTEPKFKVQYLKGELSPEQIKNEGLDGLDYHYSIYQKNPTWIAEGNALGLITNAWTVNDPEVFDELKKQKIGFVTTNIPDQLKNR, from the coding sequence ATGAAAAATTTTATCTTAGGGTTAGCAGTTTTAAGTACAGTTGCAATGAAGGCACAAACCCAGATTGTTGCGCACAGGGGATACTTCCAGTCGCAGCCTCCGACAACGGAAAATTCAATTAAATCATTAGAAAATGCCCAGAAATTAAAGATTTATGGGGCGGAATTTGATGTAAGAATGACAAAAGACGACGTCTTAGTAATTAACCACGATGAGCATCACGGGAAAATGGAAATTTCAGAAACCGATTTTAAAGAACTCGAAAAGCTGAAATTATCCAACGGAGAAAAATTTCCTACCCTGAAAGATTACCTGAAGCAGGGCAAAAATGATGCTGATCTGGCATTGATTATTGAGATCAAACCGGCAAAGACAAAAGAAAAAGAAGATGAACTGGTCGCAAAAACCATTAAAATGGTGAAGGATATGAAGCTTGATTCTAAAAGTCAGTTTATTTCTTTCAGTCTGAATATCTGCAAAGAAATCAAAAAAACAGAGCCGAAATTCAAAGTGCAGTACCTAAAAGGAGAATTGTCGCCGGAGCAGATCAAAAACGAAGGTCTGGACGGGTTAGACTATCACTACAGTATTTATCAGAAAAATCCAACCTGGATTGCAGAAGGAAATGCGCTGGGTCTCATAACCAATGCCTGGACGGTGAATGACCCTGAAGTATTTGATGAGCTGAAGAAACAGAAAATCGGTTTTGTGACCACCAATATTCCGGATCAGCTGAAAAACAGATAA
- a CDS encoding SusC/RagA family TonB-linked outer membrane protein, with protein MRKETQKLLILSLMGLVSVNLTAQEKAKRDTIKSIDEVVVTALGIKRQDRSLGYVAETIKSDELLKTQNNNWSQALEGKVAGLKIQTAGAGPLGSSVIKLRGDISMNADQNNALIVVDGVPMNNNTTGTGFSAYGAGSKADLPIDYGNGINTINPDDIESITVLKGSTASALYGSRGAGGAIMITTKSGKTKKGKVQVTLNSYSSYDTVLKWPDYQYQYGQGTMQKDTSGNYFYSYQASADGVNTGSTSSAFGPKFEGQYYFQYDPATEGQSATRQLWRPYKDNIKGFWETGTTFSNNIALEASNESTSFRSSLTYLKNEWMMPNTGFDRFNAAFSVDHKINEKLKVGIKFNYNKTKSDNLPATGYSNQSISYFMIFQNPNVDLAWYAPIWKAGKEQVDQIHPFSSFIDNPYLIAYEMLNGVDKNFITGNVNLNYKITKNLDVMVRSGMELTNELRTQKRPWSSANYLQGMYREQYIRLMDLNNDVLFTYRNKFSDFDFSASVGGNIRYTEYTMNDYLAEGLLKPGVYTMPNGISTIMKFAKPNDKQVNSTYALATLGYKNKFFLDLTARNDWSSTLPKANRSYFYPSVATSFILSDIFKLTTDKFNYWKLRASWSKVGNDTDPYQLIKYYNNSDFNGSIEIPSMYPNPNLRPNMITNIEAGMDFSILKNRINYTITAYQNNSKDQIVKIPTLWETGYSTRVINAGEVRNRGIEMTLNTYPVKNKNFSWSVNANWSLNRNKILSLPEEFNGEPYTMASVGGVVYYNAFVGGSLGDMYGYGLMYSPDGQVIFNATDGLTAKPTQMKKIGNAYPEWRAGLQNEFRYKNITVSFSFDGQYKGMAYSQSHHKMTEQGKLGHTLIGRDNPGGLIIGEGVVQNPDGSFSPNTKGVLASAYYSDYYRRANVETNTFDTSFIKLRDARISYSFPRSVTEQLKVTDLTLALFGRNLWMWTKFPLFDPEAATLNDNQITPGVEMGQLPTARTVGIQLNVKF; from the coding sequence ATGCGTAAAGAGACACAGAAACTGTTGATCTTGTCACTTATGGGATTGGTCAGTGTTAATCTGACAGCCCAGGAAAAAGCTAAAAGAGATACAATAAAATCCATTGATGAGGTCGTCGTGACTGCTTTGGGTATCAAAAGGCAGGATAGGTCTTTAGGGTATGTTGCCGAAACTATTAAATCCGATGAATTACTGAAAACCCAAAACAATAACTGGTCGCAGGCATTGGAAGGTAAGGTGGCAGGTCTGAAAATTCAGACTGCGGGAGCCGGGCCTCTGGGCAGTTCGGTTATTAAATTGAGGGGAGACATTTCTATGAATGCCGATCAGAACAATGCCCTTATTGTGGTAGACGGCGTTCCGATGAACAATAATACGACCGGAACCGGTTTTTCCGCTTACGGTGCAGGATCAAAAGCAGATTTGCCCATCGATTACGGAAATGGGATCAACACCATTAATCCTGATGATATTGAATCCATTACGGTTTTAAAAGGATCTACCGCTTCAGCACTGTACGGTTCCAGAGGAGCAGGCGGGGCGATTATGATCACCACAAAATCCGGAAAAACCAAAAAAGGAAAGGTACAGGTTACCTTAAACTCCTATTCCAGTTACGATACCGTTCTGAAATGGCCGGATTATCAGTACCAGTATGGTCAGGGAACCATGCAGAAAGATACTTCCGGAAATTATTTCTATTCTTATCAGGCTTCAGCAGATGGAGTAAATACAGGAAGTACAAGCAGCGCTTTCGGACCGAAATTCGAAGGACAGTATTATTTCCAGTATGATCCTGCAACGGAAGGGCAGAGTGCAACAAGACAGTTGTGGCGTCCTTACAAAGACAATATCAAAGGGTTCTGGGAGACCGGAACGACTTTCTCCAACAATATTGCCCTGGAGGCTTCCAATGAGAGTACCTCGTTCAGATCATCTTTAACATATCTGAAAAACGAATGGATGATGCCGAATACAGGCTTCGACAGATTTAATGCTGCTTTTTCAGTAGACCATAAAATCAATGAGAAACTGAAAGTAGGAATTAAATTCAATTATAATAAAACGAAAAGTGACAATTTACCGGCTACGGGTTACAGCAACCAGTCGATCTCTTACTTCATGATCTTCCAGAATCCGAATGTTGATTTAGCCTGGTACGCACCGATCTGGAAAGCCGGAAAAGAGCAGGTGGATCAGATCCACCCGTTCAGTTCGTTTATCGACAATCCTTATCTGATTGCCTACGAAATGCTGAACGGTGTTGATAAGAACTTCATCACCGGAAATGTAAACCTTAATTATAAAATCACCAAAAATCTGGATGTCATGGTAAGATCAGGAATGGAGTTAACCAATGAACTCCGTACCCAGAAAAGACCCTGGAGCTCTGCGAACTACCTTCAGGGGATGTACCGGGAGCAATACATCAGATTAATGGATCTGAATAACGATGTTTTATTCACTTACAGAAATAAATTCAGTGATTTTGATTTCAGTGCGTCAGTAGGGGGTAATATCCGTTATACAGAATATACCATGAATGATTATCTGGCGGAAGGGCTTTTAAAGCCGGGAGTATATACGATGCCCAACGGGATCTCCACGATCATGAAATTTGCAAAACCTAATGATAAGCAGGTGAACAGTACCTACGCTTTAGCTACTTTAGGCTATAAAAATAAATTTTTCTTAGACCTTACGGCAAGAAATGACTGGAGCAGTACCCTTCCCAAAGCCAACCGTTCGTATTTCTATCCATCGGTAGCAACATCATTTATCCTTTCAGATATTTTCAAACTGACAACGGATAAGTTTAATTACTGGAAACTGAGGGCATCCTGGTCGAAAGTCGGAAACGATACCGATCCGTATCAACTGATCAAATACTATAACAACAGCGATTTCAACGGATCTATAGAAATACCTTCGATGTATCCCAATCCGAACCTGAGACCCAATATGATCACGAATATAGAAGCAGGGATGGATTTCAGTATTCTTAAAAACAGGATTAACTACACCATTACCGCCTATCAGAACAATTCCAAAGATCAGATCGTGAAAATTCCGACCTTATGGGAAACGGGTTACAGCACCCGCGTGATTAATGCCGGAGAGGTAAGAAACAGAGGTATTGAAATGACATTGAATACCTACCCTGTTAAAAATAAAAATTTCTCATGGAGCGTCAATGCCAACTGGTCGCTGAACAGAAATAAAATACTTTCGCTTCCGGAAGAGTTCAACGGTGAGCCTTACACAATGGCCAGCGTGGGAGGAGTAGTGTATTATAATGCATTCGTAGGAGGCTCACTGGGCGATATGTACGGATACGGACTGATGTATTCTCCTGACGGACAGGTGATCTTTAATGCGACAGACGGGCTTACGGCAAAGCCTACCCAGATGAAAAAAATAGGAAATGCCTATCCGGAATGGAGAGCAGGTCTTCAGAATGAGTTCAGGTATAAAAACATTACAGTGAGTTTCTCATTCGACGGCCAGTATAAAGGAATGGCGTATTCGCAGTCTCATCATAAAATGACGGAGCAGGGGAAACTGGGGCATACTTTAATCGGAAGAGACAACCCGGGCGGCCTGATCATCGGCGAAGGAGTCGTTCAGAATCCCGACGGTTCTTTTTCTCCCAATACCAAAGGAGTACTCGCATCCGCTTATTATTCCGATTATTACAGAAGAGCCAATGTAGAGACCAATACATTCGATACCTCTTTCATTAAATTAAGAGATGCCCGGATTTCATATTCTTTCCCGAGAAGTGTTACCGAACAGCTTAAAGTGACAGACCTGACACTGGCTTTATTCGGAAGAAACCTCTGGATGTGGACGAAATTCCCGTTATTCGATCCCGAAGCAGCCACCCTGAATGATAACCAGATTACACCGGGAGTGGAAATGGGACAGCTGCCGACAGCACGAACGGTAGGTATTCAGCTTAATGTAAAATTCTAA
- a CDS encoding SusD/RagB family nutrient-binding outer membrane lipoprotein, giving the protein MKKLLLNIVLIAGIGLVSVSCDRSLDEVNVDESRISEPVASKLLVPAQYNISAINYMRANDFTFDIMQVSLDFPNEGNSLSRYYLTENTGAGFWNNSYKWIMQIQDMKRAAIRDNDANYQAIALVLNALMYSNLTDTYGDVPFNEASRLDEGISQPKFDRQKNIYLQLLDDLKTANSLFVTTKLLTGPDLFYKAESDVNGITNWKKFCNSLSLRLLTRILKKNGEVNVHERIQEIINNPTLYPVFQNNNDTAKLNVTGVAPLLPPIARPQDFTTGRAASAFFVETLKANNDPRMALFFGQAKSIPGNANIGYKGVPSGYAYGTTFDYQPSNMNQNLAKAPLNILIYPYAELQFTLSELALKGIIPGSAQAFYENGVKATIEQWGAVMPANYFTNANVAYNGTLERIMLQKYVALFFVDQQQWFEKRRTGFPVLPNNGGLLNNGNMPQRLMYPPNPKVLNTTNYQAAVQQMGGDDINIKTWWNQ; this is encoded by the coding sequence ATGAAAAAATTACTTTTAAATATCGTATTAATCGCAGGAATTGGATTAGTTTCAGTTTCTTGCGACAGAAGCCTGGATGAGGTGAATGTTGACGAAAGCAGAATCAGTGAACCTGTGGCTTCAAAATTATTAGTACCGGCTCAGTATAATATTTCTGCCATCAATTATATGAGAGCCAATGATTTCACATTCGATATTATGCAGGTTTCCCTGGATTTTCCAAATGAAGGAAATTCATTGAGCCGGTATTATCTAACCGAAAACACAGGTGCCGGTTTCTGGAATAACAGCTATAAATGGATCATGCAGATCCAGGACATGAAGAGAGCTGCGATACGGGATAATGATGCGAATTATCAGGCTATTGCGTTAGTTTTAAATGCTTTGATGTATTCGAATCTTACCGATACGTACGGTGATGTACCATTTAATGAAGCGTCAAGATTGGATGAAGGAATTTCCCAGCCGAAATTTGACAGGCAGAAGAATATTTATCTTCAGCTGCTTGATGATCTGAAAACAGCCAACTCACTCTTCGTCACAACAAAACTTCTTACCGGGCCGGATCTGTTTTATAAAGCAGAAAGTGATGTTAATGGAATTACCAATTGGAAAAAATTCTGTAATTCTCTGTCGTTAAGACTTCTGACAAGAATTTTAAAGAAAAACGGGGAAGTCAATGTTCATGAAAGAATTCAGGAGATTATCAATAATCCAACTCTATATCCTGTTTTTCAGAATAATAACGATACGGCAAAACTAAACGTAACCGGCGTGGCACCGCTTCTCCCACCGATCGCAAGACCACAGGATTTCACAACCGGAAGAGCGGCTTCAGCATTTTTTGTTGAAACCCTGAAAGCCAATAATGATCCGAGAATGGCCCTGTTTTTCGGTCAGGCAAAAAGTATTCCCGGTAATGCCAACATTGGTTATAAAGGCGTTCCTTCAGGCTATGCTTACGGGACCACTTTTGATTATCAGCCTTCCAATATGAATCAGAATCTGGCAAAAGCCCCTCTGAACATTTTAATTTACCCTTATGCTGAGCTGCAGTTTACATTGTCCGAGCTGGCTCTTAAAGGAATTATCCCGGGAAGTGCGCAGGCTTTTTATGAAAATGGTGTAAAAGCTACCATAGAGCAATGGGGTGCTGTAATGCCTGCGAATTATTTTACTAATGCCAATGTTGCCTACAACGGAACCTTGGAAAGAATTATGCTGCAGAAGTATGTAGCCCTGTTCTTTGTGGATCAGCAGCAGTGGTTTGAAAAAAGAAGGACAGGTTTTCCCGTGCTTCCTAATAACGGAGGGCTGTTGAACAACGGAAATATGCCCCAGAGACTCATGTATCCCCCTAATCCTAAAGTTTTAAATACAACGAATTACCAGGCAGCAGTTCAGCAGATGGGAGGAGATGATATCAACATCAAGACCTGGTGGAATCAATAA
- a CDS encoding calcineurin-like phosphoesterase family protein — MNIKFVVPCLLVSAMAFSQASVSGYVFEDINKNQKKESREKGIEGVAVSNGVQVILTDKNGRYSLPVQEGQTVFVIKPSGYMTPVNQNNLPQYYYQYKPKGSPADFKYKGTAPTGALPKEINFALNKQNEARNFDILVFGDPQPYTEKQLDYFKRAIVSEVKNTKKNAVLGISLGDLVGDNLSLQKPYADVMKEIGLPWYNVMGNHDMNYDAKEDMLSDETFESNFGPANYSFNYGNVHFIVLDDILYPDPRDGKGYWGGFREDQLKFVENDLKWVDKNKLIVVSFHIPLEHTNEDNFRNSDRQKLFDYLAPFQNALMLSAHTHIQQQLFYGKTAGWNGSKDLHEYNVGTTCGDWWSGTSDEAGLPTSTMRDGTAKGYSFISFRDNQYKIKYKTAGKPEDYQISLYVPKAVPHPGKTSAKIMANFFMGSKKDKVEYRIDGAKWEEMQYDETVDPAFAMSVFKWDSTQNLFPGRRPSNPEMSKHIWTGDFSKKLSLGKHKVEVRATDMYGHQFSASEEFDVQEPVLIP; from the coding sequence ATGAATATAAAATTTGTAGTACCGTGTCTGCTGGTTTCAGCAATGGCATTTTCTCAGGCTTCCGTTTCAGGATATGTGTTTGAGGATATCAACAAAAATCAGAAAAAAGAGAGCAGGGAAAAAGGAATCGAAGGAGTGGCTGTTTCCAATGGAGTACAGGTGATCCTTACCGACAAGAACGGAAGGTACAGCCTGCCGGTTCAGGAAGGACAGACGGTTTTTGTCATTAAACCTTCAGGCTACATGACGCCGGTAAACCAGAATAACCTTCCGCAGTATTATTATCAGTACAAACCAAAGGGCTCACCGGCTGATTTTAAATATAAAGGAACGGCACCTACCGGAGCACTTCCGAAAGAGATTAATTTTGCTTTAAACAAACAGAACGAAGCCAGGAATTTTGATATTCTGGTGTTCGGAGATCCCCAGCCTTACACCGAAAAACAATTGGATTATTTTAAAAGAGCCATTGTCAGTGAGGTGAAAAATACCAAAAAAAATGCGGTTTTGGGAATCAGCCTGGGAGATCTGGTCGGGGACAATTTAAGCCTGCAGAAGCCTTATGCTGATGTGATGAAGGAGATCGGACTGCCCTGGTATAATGTCATGGGTAACCACGACATGAATTATGATGCAAAAGAAGATATGCTTTCAGACGAAACTTTCGAATCCAATTTCGGGCCTGCCAACTACTCCTTTAATTATGGAAACGTTCATTTCATTGTATTGGATGATATCCTTTATCCGGATCCCAGAGATGGCAAAGGATATTGGGGCGGCTTCCGTGAAGATCAGCTAAAATTTGTCGAGAATGATCTGAAATGGGTGGATAAAAACAAACTGATTGTTGTGTCTTTCCACATTCCGCTGGAGCATACCAATGAAGATAATTTCAGAAACTCAGACCGTCAGAAATTATTTGATTACCTGGCTCCTTTTCAGAATGCCCTGATGTTATCAGCACATACGCACATTCAGCAACAGCTTTTCTACGGAAAAACGGCAGGTTGGAACGGGTCAAAAGACCTGCATGAATATAATGTCGGAACGACCTGTGGTGACTGGTGGTCCGGAACATCTGATGAAGCGGGATTGCCTACTTCTACCATGAGAGACGGTACCGCGAAAGGGTATTCGTTCATCAGTTTTAGGGATAATCAATATAAAATTAAATATAAAACTGCCGGCAAACCGGAAGATTACCAGATCAGCTTATATGTTCCGAAAGCTGTTCCGCATCCCGGAAAAACGTCTGCCAAAATTATGGCTAACTTTTTCATGGGTAGTAAGAAAGATAAGGTGGAATACAGAATAGACGGGGCAAAGTGGGAAGAAATGCAGTATGACGAAACAGTAGATCCGGCCTTTGCCATGTCTGTATTTAAATGGGATTCTACACAAAATCTATTTCCGGGAAGAAGACCTTCAAATCCGGAAATGTCAAAACATATCTGGACCGGAGATTTCTCCAAAAAACTCTCTCTGGGAAAACACAAAGTTGAGGTGAGAGCCACAGATATGTATGGCCATCAGTTTTCAGCGTCAGAAGAATTTGACGTTCAGGAACCTGTCCTTATTCCTTAG
- a CDS encoding SH3 domain-containing protein — translation MKSLVTALLLFVIQVFSAQEEDMVYGNGIFNFEENKPQKIFTQHTRVRLSPKVDAPILDSLPTNQQVLIIKQDTAILKLGERGANWYSVSYRKDDKTSEGYIWGGNLCVGYRNKNGYDFLFGLTKTINKKDKQYPESIIRQNMAAIKVIEGNTLVDEVAFETGSGESLSYATFAIESNHQLQNVEFTLKAGVSGEACGIPGYDQYVLFKDRKLIALPQLMDVGDADVYYHSEEFIFPNDKGGIPNAFILKMEEMERDDHDREKKKKGSKTYLWNGNTYQLK, via the coding sequence ATGAAATCTTTGGTAACGGCTTTGCTTTTATTTGTCATTCAGGTTTTCTCCGCACAGGAAGAAGATATGGTGTATGGCAACGGAATTTTTAATTTCGAAGAAAATAAGCCCCAGAAAATTTTTACACAACACACCAGGGTACGGCTTTCACCAAAAGTTGACGCTCCGATCCTGGACTCGCTGCCGACCAATCAGCAGGTTCTGATTATTAAACAGGATACCGCGATTTTAAAACTTGGCGAAAGAGGGGCAAACTGGTACAGCGTATCATACCGGAAAGATGATAAAACTTCCGAGGGTTATATTTGGGGTGGAAATCTCTGTGTCGGGTACAGAAATAAAAATGGCTATGACTTCCTGTTTGGTCTTACAAAGACGATCAATAAAAAAGACAAGCAGTATCCGGAAAGCATCATCCGGCAAAATATGGCAGCCATTAAAGTCATTGAAGGAAATACACTCGTTGATGAGGTTGCTTTTGAGACAGGATCCGGCGAAAGCTTAAGTTACGCAACGTTCGCCATTGAAAGCAATCATCAACTACAGAATGTCGAATTCACTTTAAAGGCCGGGGTTTCAGGGGAAGCCTGCGGAATTCCGGGTTATGACCAGTATGTCCTATTCAAGGACAGGAAGTTAATTGCCCTGCCACAGCTGATGGATGTCGGCGATGCTGATGTATACTATCATTCTGAAGAATTTATTTTCCCTAATGATAAAGGCGGGATTCCGAATGCCTTTATTTTAAAAATGGAGGAAATGGAAAGAGACGATCATGATCGGGAAAAGAAGAAAAAAGGTTCAAAAACCTATCTATGGAACGGAAATACCTATCAATTGAAGTAG
- the prmA gene encoding 50S ribosomal protein L11 methyltransferase — protein sequence MQNYLEFDFKISPLQPWGDILMAELIEIGFDSFTEELEGILGYIQKDLFNEEALQSLPLFRNQEVKIEYTFKEMPNINWNEEWEKNFEPINIDDKVLIRAEFHDSVPGMHEIVIQPKMSFGTGHHPTTHLMIQQMMDIDFNGKKVLDMGCGTSVLAIYAKQQGAGNTKAIDIDEWSVENSKENAERNSVELDIEQGTAENLGKEKYDIILANINRNILMSDIPTYVSVLNEGGKLLLSGLCFFDVDDILEVCKENRLELKKKLQREEWVSLLLER from the coding sequence ATGCAAAATTATTTAGAATTCGATTTCAAAATTTCTCCTCTTCAGCCGTGGGGTGATATATTAATGGCAGAACTTATTGAAATAGGTTTCGATAGCTTTACGGAAGAGCTGGAGGGCATTTTAGGATATATTCAGAAAGATTTGTTTAATGAAGAAGCATTACAATCACTTCCGCTTTTCCGGAATCAGGAAGTGAAAATAGAATATACGTTTAAGGAAATGCCTAATATCAACTGGAATGAGGAATGGGAAAAAAATTTCGAACCGATCAATATTGATGACAAAGTATTAATCCGCGCAGAATTTCATGATTCTGTGCCGGGAATGCATGAGATCGTCATTCAGCCTAAAATGTCTTTTGGAACGGGACATCACCCGACGACACACCTGATGATTCAGCAGATGATGGATATTGATTTTAACGGGAAGAAAGTTCTGGATATGGGATGCGGAACTTCCGTACTGGCGATTTATGCAAAACAGCAGGGAGCCGGCAATACAAAAGCCATCGATATTGATGAATGGTCGGTAGAAAACTCAAAGGAAAATGCTGAAAGAAACAGCGTTGAACTGGATATAGAGCAGGGAACCGCCGAGAATTTAGGAAAAGAAAAATACGATATTATTCTGGCCAACATCAACAGAAATATTCTGATGTCCGATATTCCTACCTATGTTTCTGTTTTGAATGAAGGGGGTAAATTGTTGCTTTCAGGTTTATGTTTCTTTGATGTAGACGATATCCTGGAAGTCTGCAAAGAAAACAGACTTGAACTCAAAAAGAAACTTCAGCGGGAAGAATGGGTAAGCTTATTACTTGAAAGATAA
- a CDS encoding 3-ketoacyl-ACP reductase translates to MNINGKNAIVTGGGRGLGKAVALALANEGVNIGITGRNEENLKMTVEEIRNTGVNAAYAVFTVDNEIQVKAGIDQLAEQLGGIDILINNAGIGDFGSIEEMPSETWEQVIKTNLFGVYYAAKAVHPFMKAKGEGDIVNVASTAGLKGGPNMSAYAASKAAVVSLSQSMMAEWRKQNIRVITLTPSTIASDMSIQGGLTDGNPDKVLQPEDFAEWVRDILKMNRRALIANGSIFSTNP, encoded by the coding sequence ATGAACATAAACGGAAAGAATGCCATCGTCACCGGTGGTGGACGGGGACTTGGTAAAGCGGTGGCTCTGGCACTGGCCAATGAAGGAGTAAATATTGGGATCACGGGAAGAAATGAAGAAAATCTTAAAATGACCGTAGAAGAAATTCGAAACACCGGTGTTAATGCGGCGTACGCGGTTTTCACGGTTGATAATGAGATCCAGGTAAAAGCTGGGATTGACCAGTTGGCAGAACAGCTGGGCGGTATTGACATTTTAATTAATAATGCAGGAATCGGTGATTTCGGAAGCATTGAAGAAATGCCTTCTGAAACCTGGGAACAGGTGATTAAAACCAATCTTTTCGGAGTATATTATGCGGCGAAAGCAGTACATCCTTTTATGAAAGCAAAAGGAGAAGGCGATATTGTAAATGTGGCTTCAACAGCCGGTCTGAAAGGCGGGCCAAACATGTCGGCCTATGCCGCTTCCAAGGCAGCTGTCGTTTCTCTGTCTCAATCTATGATGGCAGAATGGAGAAAACAGAATATCCGTGTGATTACATTAACACCAAGTACGATTGCTTCTGATATGTCTATTCAGGGAGGTTTGACCGATGGGAATCCTGATAAGGTTCTTCAGCCTGAAGATTTTGCAGAATGGGTAAGGGATATCCTGAAGATGAACCGAAGAGCACTGATCGCGAACGGTTCAATCTTTTCTACGAATCCATAG
- a CDS encoding SDR family oxidoreductase codes for MSKNDLKGKVVLIAGGGKNLGGLLSKRFAAQGAKLAIHYNSESSRVESENTLSEILALGAEAFLFQADLTKVENVSRFFDEALAKFGHIDIAVNTVGMVLKKSFTETTEEEYDKMFGINSKSAYFFLQEAGKKLSDNGRVCTIVTSLLAAYTGLYSTYAGAKAPVEHFTRAASKEFGSRGISVTAVAPGPMDTPFFYGQETSDAVAYHQSASALGGLTDIKDIAPLVEFLVTDGWWITGQTIFANGGYTTR; via the coding sequence ATGTCAAAAAATGATCTAAAAGGAAAGGTCGTCCTCATTGCTGGCGGCGGTAAAAACCTTGGAGGCCTTCTCAGCAAGCGTTTTGCAGCTCAGGGCGCAAAATTAGCCATTCATTACAACAGCGAAAGCTCACGGGTTGAAAGCGAGAATACCCTATCAGAAATTCTGGCACTGGGAGCGGAAGCATTCCTGTTTCAGGCAGATCTTACAAAAGTAGAAAACGTATCGCGATTCTTTGATGAAGCACTTGCAAAATTCGGACACATTGATATTGCTGTTAACACCGTCGGTATGGTGCTGAAAAAGTCATTTACTGAAACTACGGAAGAGGAATATGACAAGATGTTCGGAATCAATTCTAAATCAGCGTATTTCTTTTTGCAGGAAGCCGGAAAAAAACTGAGCGACAATGGCAGGGTATGTACGATTGTCACTTCATTACTGGCGGCTTATACCGGTTTATATTCCACTTATGCCGGAGCAAAAGCACCTGTCGAGCATTTTACAAGAGCAGCTTCCAAAGAATTCGGCTCCAGAGGAATTTCTGTTACAGCGGTAGCACCCGGCCCTATGGATACACCATTTTTTTACGGCCAGGAGACTTCTGACGCTGTTGCTTATCACCAATCAGCATCAGCATTGGGAGGACTTACGGACATCAAAGATATTGCCCCGTTGGTCGAGTTCCTGGTCACCGACGGATGGTGGATAACCGGACAGACTATTTTTGCCAATGGTGGTTATACCACACGGTAA
- a CDS encoding potassium channel family protein — protein MSKIASFFESKKYELLLFALLQHLYTGIFIRDLDFYTRVVWPLNMLILGLGSIFIFKGKYSWRHRFRNLHFVLVLLLPVGIPFFRDIHWYFMFLNINYIVFFAFMFLELLRFLLKPGYINSDIISASACGYFLLIEISVFLLQAFEYNNFGAFKGIDVSSSAGIFTDLVYFCSITFTSIGFGDITPNTHVTKLITAFIGTAGQFYTVVLVGILISKFSSNTDSSR, from the coding sequence ATGAGTAAAATAGCATCATTTTTTGAGAGTAAGAAGTATGAATTATTGCTTTTTGCCTTACTTCAGCATCTCTATACGGGTATTTTTATCCGTGACCTGGATTTCTATACGCGGGTGGTATGGCCGCTCAATATGTTAATATTAGGATTGGGAAGCATTTTTATATTTAAAGGTAAATACAGTTGGAGGCATAGATTCAGGAATTTACATTTTGTGCTGGTATTGCTGTTGCCTGTCGGTATTCCTTTTTTTAGGGATATACACTGGTACTTCATGTTTCTGAATATCAATTATATTGTATTTTTTGCATTTATGTTTCTGGAACTGTTGCGGTTTTTACTGAAGCCCGGATATATCAACAGTGATATTATTTCAGCTTCTGCCTGTGGCTATTTTTTATTGATTGAAATTTCAGTATTCCTGTTACAGGCCTTTGAATATAATAATTTTGGCGCTTTTAAAGGTATTGATGTAAGCTCCTCGGCGGGTATTTTTACGGATCTGGTTTATTTCTGCTCGATCACCTTTACGAGTATCGGATTCGGAGATATTACTCCCAATACGCATGTTACAAAACTCATCACGGCCTTTATCGGAACTGCGGGTCAGTTTTACACCGTTGTATTGGTGGGAATTCTGATCAGCAAATTTTCGTCCAATACTGATTCCTCACGATGA